The genomic DNA GCGCTCTATACCTGTATGCTTATTTAGCGAAATTGGTATGCTAAAAAATTCATCGCAGCGGCAAAAATGAATTTATATGTAAAATATGTTTAAAATATAACCTTGTTTGCTATAATGTTTCGACTGCATGAAATATAGGAGGACGACATGAAGGGATTACTCAAGAAAACAGCGACTTTTAGAGCCACTGCTGTTCTTGCTGTCGTGACTGCAGCCATTGGAACCATTAGCTTAACGTCTCAATCTTCTGATTCAGCCTCTATCGCTTGTGCATGTGATACCGCAACCAGTAGCTACAACCCAGCCCTACCCGCAAGCCACCCGAGCAACCGCTGCGCTTCTCAAGCAAATGATTTGAGTTGGAAAAGTTGGTTATCAGGTAAAAGTCAGACCAATCAATTACATTTCATCGATCTATTTGAGCTGCTCTATGGCCACCAAAGTGCGCCCATTAGCAATAGTTCACCGATCAAGGGCGAATAAAGAGTCATATGCTAAATCAATGGTGGCAAGTACTCTTGAGTACCTTAGCTGCCTTTATTGGCGTACAAACAGAGCAAAACCGACGTAAAGACTTTCAAGCCTCTTCGCCTATCCCCTTCATCGTGATGGGTATCTTGCTCGCTATTGTGTTTGTATTAGGGCTGCTATTTATCGTCAGTCAAGTCGTAGGCTAAATCTAGTCGTTTTCACTGTTATATGAATCATCGTATAACGCCATCAACTCATCGACTTTCTTACGGCTACTGCCTTTTTGACTAATATTACGCTGCACTTTAATCGAGTCAAACGTTGCGCCGTGATAAAGCTCTCTGGTCAGTGGAATATCATGATTACTGATCAGCACCGGTATACCACGTTCAATGGCGGTGTGGCGTGACTTCCTTGCCAGCAGCGCTTGGTCATCTAATGAAAAACCCGTACCAACATAAGTGGTAAAGCTAGCCGTTGATGACAATGGCGCATAAGGTGGATCGCAATAAACGACATCCCCATTTTGAGTCATATCGATTGCTTGTTCGTAACCAATGCATCGAAACTCAGCACATTGAGCCTTTACCGAAAATGCACGAATTTCGTTTTCAGGAAAGTAAGGTTTTTTATACGAACCAAATGGCACATTAAAGCCACCTTTACGGTTATAACGGCATAAGCCGTTAAAACCATGACGGTTCATATAAAGAAAATAAACAGAACGTTTGAAAGGATCTTTAGTCTCGTTAAAGCTGGTGCGCACCTTATAGTACGCTTCCTTTTCATTCATCTCTGGGACGAATAGGGCTTTAGCCGCCTTAATATACTTTTCAGGATCTGACTGCACAATCTTATACAAGTTAATCAAGTCTTGATTAATGTCGCACAATAGGTAGCGGTCATAGTCAGTATTGAGGAACACAGAACCTGCGCCCACAAAAGGTTCTACCAACCTATCACCTTGGGGAAGGTGCCCTGTTAGAAACTCAATCAGTTTAAATTTTCCGCCAGCCCACTTTAAGAAGGCCCTTTGTTTTTTAATCATTTAAATTGATTGAATACTAAGAAAAAGAGAGCTGGGGATTGTACTATGTTTATTCATTAATTTCACGAGTTGGAAGCGTATCTTGTAACTCATATTGCGTAAGATCTTGCCACTTTCGAATCCAAGGTGCAGAAATGATGGAGTTCGCTGTTAATTTAAGCGATTGTTCTCTCGCTTGCTTTGCCGAGTCAAACTCACCCATTAATACTACCCAGCGACTTTTATAGCGTGCGACCTTGACGCCCTTTTCCTGTTTCACGCTCTCTAACATCCTGACTAATGAATCAAAACGTTGCACACTGGCTAATTGCAATGTGTAGCCCTTGGTCGGCTTTTGCACTGCTTTCGCAATAATCTCTTTATTATTAACGTGAATAAGAGTTTCATTTGGCTTTGCTGAAAACGCCTCAACATTAGTCACCGCTAAAGGTTCGATAATCTCCGCTATAATGTCGACGGTTTTCTCAGGTACAACATTCATTAACCGCTGATATTCTGACTTCACAGCCACGACTAGCAAGGGTTCATCAGCGGCTGTAATTACCGTTTTCTGACTAATTTCTGCTTCAACTTGCTGTAATGCCATAGGCTCAGCCGCAAAATGTCCTGCTAAAAGCTGTTTACCATATGCCGCTAAAAAGGGCGAACTCGATACTGCCTCCGCAGCAAATACGACTGTGCTTTGCTGCTCAGCGAGAGACGGCTCATCATCGATGAAGAACCAAGCGAGCAAGGTGGTCGCTAAAAGAATAAACGCACCCATAACGAGTCGTTTTGTAGTGGATTTTACAATAGGCTCTTCAGCCCCTCCATTTAAGGCCAGTTCAAGCAGCGCAACAACCTCTTTAGGTGTACCGTTTTGTGCTTCTAATCTATCTTTAACGATATCTCGAGGCGTAAAGGGCTGTGCTTCACTACGGCTTAATAGCATGTAATAAAGCCCTTCTCTTTCAGTGTGATCGATCGGCTCGATATCTAACGGGAGCAACAGTTGCCGCTGGTCGATAGGCAGTTGCTGCAAAACATCATTTAGAAAACTAACAGGTGATGTCATGGTCACGCTGACTGTTTTCCCAGCAAAAGACATCTGGCTCAACACAATACATTCCGCCCAGATTTCTAGCGGTATATAGTGAGCATCATCAAGCACAATACAACTAGCAGAAGCCAGCGTAGAAGAGGCTCGTAGCATTGCTTCAGGCAGAGGTAGTTCATCGTCAAAGACTGGTTCAGCTAGGAGTTGGACCAGTATTTTACGTCTAATTTCAGCGCTGTCACAATGCTTCGGACAAATAACCAGAGCGGAACTAAATGCTTCAAGTTCTGTGAGTAATGCAGTGACAAGCGTGGTCTTGCCTGCACCGTCTTCACCAGTGAGTACAATAAGCTGCTGACCATACAAGCTAATATGCTGTAAGCGATTTAACAGTGCTTCTTGGCTAGGGAGTAAGATTGAACCGGTTAAAGACATTTATATCCACGCTCTCGCAAGAGAAAGCCCAAGGTATGACTGAAAATGGCGCAGCAAAAGCGGCCTATGTTCAATAAACATAGGGACTTCACCCGTTATATAATTTGGAGGACTAAATTTAGCTTTCACCGAACACCTGCTACATAGTTTATGCGCAGTCGATAACCTCTTGAAGTAGCTCGTCAGTAACATCGCTATAGATCCCCGCCTGGCCTAAGCCTTCGGGTAACACTAAACGCAATTGTCCTTTAAGTACTTTCTTATCTCGGCGCATATGTTTAATGAATTGTTCAAAATTCATAGTGTCTGGTGCAGTAATAGGGAGATCAAATGCGGTAAATAACGCCTTAATACGACAAACAATTGACTCTTCTATTAACCCCAGCTTATTTGAGGTGACTGCAGCAAGGACTGTGCCAGCAGAAACGGCTTCGCCATGTAGCCACACGCCGTAGCCCATTTCAGCTTCAATCGCGTGCCCAAAAGTATGTCCCAAATTAAGCAATGCTCTTACCGCTTGTTCTGTTTCATCTTTTTCAACTACATCAGCTTTGATTTCACAGCAACGCCCAATCACATACTCAAGTGCCTGGATGTCTAATGCTTTTAATACATCAACATTGTTTTCCAACCAGCAGAAAAACTCTGCATCCCACATAATGCCGTATTTGATCACTTCTGCCATACCAGCAGAAAATTCTCTTTTAGGCAGTGTGTTCAAGCAGTCGGTATCAATCAAAACATATTTCGGCTGATAAAAAGCACCGATCATATTTTTACCCAGAGGGTGATTGACTGCTGTTTTTCCACCTACTGATGAATCAACTTGAGACAACAGTGTGGTAGGGAATTGGATAAAGTCGATACCGCGCTGATAACTTGCAGCCGCAAACCCAGTCATATCTCCAATTACGCCTCCGCCCAATGCAATAAGTACCGTATCACGGCCCAAATTTTGTTGTAGCAAAGAGGTGAAAATTGAATCCATTTGGTTTAACGTTTTGTATTGCTCGCCATCAGGTAAAATCACGGGAGTGACACACACAAAATCCGACAGCATGGCTTGTACTTTTTCAAGGTACAGTGGCGCTATCGTTTCATTAGTGACAATGAGGATATTTTTGTTTTTAAGATAGCGAGCCAAAGGCTCGCCATTACTTAACAAATTCTGGCCAATTACGATTGGGTAACTACGTTCACCGAGTTCAACCAGAACCTGCTTAGTCATATCTTAAAAACCTAATTGCTCAATTATTTGGTTTGCAACTACTTTTGCGCTTTGCTCATCGGTTTTAACGATAACATCAGCGATCTCTTCATAAAGAGGGTTGCGCGCCTCGGCTAGAGTTTCTAGCACTTCTCTTGGATCATCTACTTGAAGTAGTGGACGACGCTTATCTCTTTGCGTACGTGCTACTTGTTTGTCGATGGTGGTCTCGAGGTAGACTACAATTCCACGAGCAGAAAGATTATTACGGATCTCCTTACTCTGAATTGAACCACCACCAGTTGCTAACACGATACCTTGCTTTTCGGTTAAATCAGCAACAACTTGTGTTTCGCGAACGCGGAAGCCTTCTTCGCCTTCGACATCAAAAACCCACGCAATATCAGCGCCTGTACGGCTCTCAATTTCTTGATCTGAATCGTGGAACTCTAAGTGCAGCATCTGTGCCAGATGACGGCCTATAGTGCTTTTACCAGCCCCCATAGGGCCTACTAGGAAAATATTACGTTTTTCGGCCATTGCGATATATGTCTGAATCTTATTTGAAGTTTGCCTACGCCAACCCGAAAACTAGAGTTGACCTTAAATGTTACCTTGCTCTATTGAGACTTGACCGCTGATTATCTCAGCTAACCGCTATTGATGGCAAGTGAAGTAGCACATTTCTATCAAAAATCTATTTCATCTTGTAAAAAGCCGGCGCTAAACGCAGGCTTTTACTGGTTTATTGCCATTAAAGTGATTCGGAAATAATTTTAGGGGTCACAAAGATAAGTAACTCTTGTCGCTCATTCTTATCCGATGTACTTCTAAACATGAACCCA from Shewanella sp. Choline-02u-19 includes the following:
- a CDS encoding DUF2970 domain-containing protein, translated to MLNQWWQVLLSTLAAFIGVQTEQNRRKDFQASSPIPFIVMGILLAIVFVLGLLFIVSQVVG
- a CDS encoding Dam family site-specific DNA-(adenine-N6)-methyltransferase gives rise to the protein MIKKQRAFLKWAGGKFKLIEFLTGHLPQGDRLVEPFVGAGSVFLNTDYDRYLLCDINQDLINLYKIVQSDPEKYIKAAKALFVPEMNEKEAYYKVRTSFNETKDPFKRSVYFLYMNRHGFNGLCRYNRKGGFNVPFGSYKKPYFPENEIRAFSVKAQCAEFRCIGYEQAIDMTQNGDVVYCDPPYAPLSSTASFTTYVGTGFSLDDQALLARKSRHTAIERGIPVLISNHDIPLTRELYHGATFDSIKVQRNISQKGSSRKKVDELMALYDDSYNSEND
- a CDS encoding AAA family ATPase; protein product: MSLTGSILLPSQEALLNRLQHISLYGQQLIVLTGEDGAGKTTLVTALLTELEAFSSALVICPKHCDSAEIRRKILVQLLAEPVFDDELPLPEAMLRASSTLASASCIVLDDAHYIPLEIWAECIVLSQMSFAGKTVSVTMTSPVSFLNDVLQQLPIDQRQLLLPLDIEPIDHTEREGLYYMLLSRSEAQPFTPRDIVKDRLEAQNGTPKEVVALLELALNGGAEEPIVKSTTKRLVMGAFILLATTLLAWFFIDDEPSLAEQQSTVVFAAEAVSSSPFLAAYGKQLLAGHFAAEPMALQQVEAEISQKTVITAADEPLLVVAVKSEYQRLMNVVPEKTVDIIAEIIEPLAVTNVEAFSAKPNETLIHVNNKEIIAKAVQKPTKGYTLQLASVQRFDSLVRMLESVKQEKGVKVARYKSRWVVLMGEFDSAKQAREQSLKLTANSIISAPWIRKWQDLTQYELQDTLPTREINE
- the aroB gene encoding 3-dehydroquinate synthase, yielding MTKQVLVELGERSYPIVIGQNLLSNGEPLARYLKNKNILIVTNETIAPLYLEKVQAMLSDFVCVTPVILPDGEQYKTLNQMDSIFTSLLQQNLGRDTVLIALGGGVIGDMTGFAAASYQRGIDFIQFPTTLLSQVDSSVGGKTAVNHPLGKNMIGAFYQPKYVLIDTDCLNTLPKREFSAGMAEVIKYGIMWDAEFFCWLENNVDVLKALDIQALEYVIGRCCEIKADVVEKDETEQAVRALLNLGHTFGHAIEAEMGYGVWLHGEAVSAGTVLAAVTSNKLGLIEESIVCRIKALFTAFDLPITAPDTMNFEQFIKHMRRDKKVLKGQLRLVLPEGLGQAGIYSDVTDELLQEVIDCA
- the aroK gene encoding shikimate kinase AroK, producing MAEKRNIFLVGPMGAGKSTIGRHLAQMLHLEFHDSDQEIESRTGADIAWVFDVEGEEGFRVRETQVVADLTEKQGIVLATGGGSIQSKEIRNNLSARGIVVYLETTIDKQVARTQRDKRRPLLQVDDPREVLETLAEARNPLYEEIADVIVKTDEQSAKVVANQIIEQLGF